GGTCACCGCCGCGTTCCCGCTCACCGTCAACTGGTTCTGAGGGAGGCATCCGTGTACCTGTCGACCAGCCGGGCCGCGGACATCGCCGGGCACACCCGGCCTGCCCGAGGACCCGTGCGGGCCGTCCCCGGCACGGTGATCGTGCTCGGCTTGGTCAGCCTGGTCACGGACGTCTCCGCGGAGATGGTGACCGCGGTCCTGCCGCTGTACCTGGTGGCGGGACTCGGCATGTCCCCGCTCGCGTTCGGCGCCCTGGACGGACTCCACCAGGGCGCCACCGCGCTGCTGCGCATCGTGGGCGGCCGGGTCGCGGACCGGACCCGGCGCCGCAAACTCGTCGCGGGCACCGGCTACGCGCTCTCCGCCGCCTGCAAGGCGGCCCTGCTCGCCGTCACCACCCCCTGGTCGGTGGCGGCGGTGCTCGCCGCCGACCGGGCGGGGAAGGGCCTGCGCACCGCCCCGCGAGACGCCCTGATCTCACTGTCCTGCCCGCCGGAGGACCAGGGCCGCGCCTTCGGGGTGCACCGCGCACTGGACACGGCGGGCGCCCTGCTGGGTCCGCTGGCCGCGTTCGGGGTGCTGTGGGTGGTGGTGGACGGGTACGACACCGTGTTCACCGTCAGCTGCTGCACGGCCGTGCTCGGGGTGGTCATGCTCGCGCTCTTCGTACGGGAGGCCCCCGCGCCGGCCTCGGAACCCCCGGCCCGGGCCCCCGTGCGCACCCTCCTGCGCATCCCCGAGCTGCGCCGGCTCTGCCTGACCGCCGCCGCGCTCGGCCTGTTCACCGTCGGCGACGCCTTCCTCTACCTGCTGCTCCAGCGCCGGCTCGACCTGCCGGTGGCGTACTTCCCGCTGCTGGCCGTCGGCACGGCGGCCGTGTTCCTGCTGGCCGCCGTGCCCGCGGGCCGGATCGCCGACCGGCTGGGCCGGCAGCGGGTGTTCCTCGGCGGGCACGTGCTGCTGATCGGCGCGTGCCTGCTTCTCCTCGTCCCGGTGCCGGCCGGGCCCCCGCTCGTCGTCGGCGTCCTCGTGCTCCTCGGACTGTTCTACGCCGCCACGGACGGCGTGCTGATGGCCGCGGCCGGGGCCGTGCTCCCGGCCGAGCTGCGCACCACCGGGCTCGCGGTGCTCCAGACCGCGCAGGCGTTGGCCCGCTTCGCGGGGTCGGTGCTGTTCGGGGCGGCCTGGACCCTGTGGGGGCCGGGCCCGGCGCTGGCCACGGCGGCCGGCGGGATGCTGCTGGCGCTCACCTCGGTCGGCGTGGCCGCCGCGTTCGGCGGGCGGGGGCCGCGCGTGCCGTCGTAGGGTCGGCACATGCCTGAAGCACAGCCGAACCAACGCACACTCGAAGGCAAGGTCGCCTTGGTGGCCGGCGCGACGCGCGGCGCGGGCCGCGGCATCGCGGTCCAGTTGGGCGCGCGGGGCGCGACGGTGTACGTATCGGGGCGCAGCACCCGGGGCAGACGTTCCGAGTACGACCGGCCCGAGACCATCGAGGAGACCGCCGAACTGGTCACGGCGGCGGGCGGCCTGGGGATCGCGGTGGTGGCCGACCACCTCGTCCCGGCGGAGGTGGAGGCCCTGGTCCGCCGGATCGACGCCGAACAGGGCCGCCTTCACCTCCTGGTGAACGACATCTGGGGCGGCGAGCGGCTCTTCGAATGGGACAGCCCGGTCTGGGAACACGACCTGGACAACGGCCTGCGCCTGCTGCGCCTCGCCGTGGAGACCCATGCCATCACGAGCCACTACGCGTTGCCGCTGCTGCTGCGCGAACCGGGCGGGCTGGTGGTGGAGATGACGGACGGCACCGCCGAGTACAACGGCACCCGCTACCGGAACTCGTTCTTCTACGACATCGCCAAATCCTCCGTGCTCCGCATGGCGTTCGCCCTGGGTCACGAGCTCGGACCGCGCGGGGCCACGGCGGTGGCGCTGACCCCGGGCTGGCTGCGCTCGGAGATGATGCTGGACGCGTTCGGTGTGACGGAGGCGACCTGGCGGGACGCCCTCGCCAAGGTCCCGCACTTCGCGATCTCGGAGACCCCGTCGTACGTGGGCCGCGCGGTGGCCTCCCTGGCCGCCGACCCGGACGTGTCCCGTTGGAACGGCGAGTCCCTCTCCAGCGGCCAACTCGCCGGGGTCTACGGCTTCACGGACCTCGACGGCAGCCGCCCGGACGCCTGGCGCTACATGGTCGAGGTCCAGGATCCGGGCCACCCGGCGGACACCACGGGCTACCGCTAGACCGGCACCCCGTAGGCCCGGACGGGGCCGGGTGTGCGGTGGGGCGTCCCCGCAGGACGTCGAACACAACCACCCTCGGCCCACCGACCCCCCGACACGTTCGACGCCCGAGGAGACGCCCCGGCGCGCGCCCGGACCCGGCCGGGCCGGCACCACACCAACCCCGCCCCAGCCGGGCCCGCCCGCCCCCACCGCCCCCCTCAGAGGCGGAAGGCGGACGGGTCGATGGAGGCCAGGCGCTTCACCAGGGCCGGTACTCCGCGGCCGCGGTCCTCGCGGTGTTCCACCGCGCGCAGTGCCGGGATGACCAGGCGGGCGCCCGGGTAGCGGACCGGTTCCGGGGGGATCCAGCCGCCCGCCGGGCGGGCGAAGGCCGAACCCGACCATTCGTCCTTCGTGCCCAGGACCAGGGAGGCGAGCACCTTGGCCATCAGCCGGGAGGGGCCCACCCCGTCACCCGAGTAGCCCGTGGCGTAGCAGACCCCGGGCACGGACTTCAGCCAGCCGGCGAAGGGCAGCGAGGTGGTCGAGTATTCGACGGGGGCGGTCCACGCCGTGTCCACCGGCGCGTCGGCGAGTTCGGGGAAGAGCCGTGCGAGCTGCCGCCGGAGCTCGGCGGGCCGCAGCGGGTCGCCCCACAGGGTGTCGGCCCCGCTCCGGCCGAAGGCCACGCCGGAGCCGCCCTTGCCGAAGAGCAGCCTGCCGTCCGGGGTCGTGCGGTAGTAGTTCAGCCTGCGGCGGGAGTCGCAGACCGAGGTCCCGCCGTCCCAGCCGAGCGCCGCGAGCCGCTCCGGCACGGGTTCGGTCAGTACGGTGTCGCTGGCCACGGTCACCATTCGTCGGCCGAGGTCCTCCAGCCGGCCGGCCCAGGCGTTGATGGCGAGTACGGCCCGTTCGGCGTGCACCCGCCCGTAGGGGGTGTGAGCGGTCGTGGCGCCGCCGGGCGCGCCCCGCAGGGCGGTCAGCGGGGTGCGTTCGTGGACGCGGACGCCGGCCTCGATCGCCACCCGGCGCATGCCGCGGGTCAGCTTGGCGGGCTGGAGCGTGGCGCAGCCCGGGTCGAGGACTCCGCCGAAGTGGTTGGTGGTGCCGACCGCCCGCCGGGATTCGGCCGCGGACACCTCGTGCAGAGGCTCCGTCCCGGCGCGGCGCAGGTCCTCCAGGGTCTGCCGCCAGGCCCCGTGCTGGGCCGGTGAGGAGGCGGCCCACAGCCACGGACCGCGCGTGTGCTCGACGTCGATGCCGTGGTCCTCGGTGAAGGCGAGGATGTCGTCGACGGCCTGGGCGGAGGCCTCGCCCAGCCGGCGCGCCTCCTCGTGCCCGCCGATCGCGACGAGGCTGCTGAACCGGGCCCACATCGGCATCAGGTAGCCCGCGTTGGCGCCGCTGGCGCCGCCGCCGCACACGTCGGCCTCGATGAGCACGATGTCCGTGCCGGGGGCCCTCCGCAGGATCTCCAGGGCGGTCCACAGCCCGGTGAAACCGCCGCCGACGACGAGGACGTCGCAGCGCACCTCGTCCAGTAGCTGTGGTGAACGTCCGTCGTCGGGTTCCGCCTGCAGGGCGTCCCGCAGCCAGGCGGAGCGCCGGGCCGGGCGCGGGATGTCGATGCGGGGCCAGGTGCCGTTCAGGACGAGATCGGGATCGGTCACGGTACGGGTCTCCACGTTCGGTGCGGCGGGTGCGGTCAGTTCTGGCGGGCGCGGGCGGCGGCCCGGCCGGCGGTGTCCAGGTGCTCCGCCGCGGTCAGCAGGTCGATGCGCGAGCTCACCCCGAAGGTCTTGAACAGCCTGCGGAGGTGGTAGTTGACGGTGTGGGGGGACAGTGCGAGGCGCCGGGCGATCTGCTGGTTGGTGAGGCCCTCGCGGACCAGGCCCACCAGGACCCGCTGCTGCTCGCTCAGTTCCGGTCCGGCGGGCGGCGCCGCGACGAAGCCCGCCGTCGCCCGCAGCGCGGCCGCTTCCCGCTGGAGGGAGAGGCGCAGCGAGTCGGGCATCGAGTCCGCGATGAGCCGGCGCAGCAGTGGGTTGGAGAAGACGGCCCGACCGCCGTCGTTGCGCACGACGCCGGTGGCCGCCACCTCCTCCAGGGCGGGGAGCAGCGCGGACACCGAGGTGCGCAGCATCTGCGCCAGGTCCTCGTAGACCACCTCGCAGCCCAGGAGCGAGGCCACGCACAGCAGTTGGCGGCATTCCGGCGAGAAGCGCTCCAGGGTGGCCCGTACCCGGGTGTCCAGGCGGGCGGGGAGCCGCGGGGTCAGCAGCCGGACCTCGCCGTCGACGGTCTCCAGGGCGCCTTCCTCCTGGAGACCGGTGAGCAGTTCGATCAGCAGCCGGGGGTGCCCGCCGGCCTGGTCGATCAGCTGGACCAGGGCGGGTGCGGGCGGCGCGCCCAGCAGGTCGTGGGCCAGGCCGAGCGCCGGGGACGGACCCAGCGGGCCGAGCGGCAGCCGCTCGCTGCGGCCCGTGAGACCGGCCGGCAGCTCCGGTCCCTCGCCGGGCCGGTGGGCGACCAGCCAGACGACCGGGTCGCCGCCGGTCCATTCGCGGCGGGCGAACGGCATCCTCGGCGGCCCGTCCACGGCCCGGCGGGTGTCGTCGACGAGGACGAGGACGGGCCCCGCCGGACCATGGCACCGGCCGGGCCGGCCGGGCCGGCCGGGCGTGTGGCGGGCGGGGGCGGGCCGGCGCCTGCGGCGGCGGGGGTCCTCCCACTGGTCGGGGTGGTGTCCGGTGTAGCCGAGGCCGTCGGCGAGGACGGCGGCTTCCCGGAGCAGGCGGGTCTTGCCGATGCCCGGCATTCCCTCGATGGACAGGACGGCCGGGCCGGAGCGGCGGCCGTATTCCAGCACTTCGCGGATCAGCCGCAGTTCCCGCTCCCGCCCGCGCAGCGGCATGGGGGTGAACGTGCTGTTCATATGGACCCGCCGTAGCGGCGTACGCCGACGGTGTGGAAGCGCGCGGACACGAACGCGGCGTCGCAGTAGACCGCGTTCCCGGACGGGTTCATTCCCGTTCCGTGCAGGTCGGAGTAGACGGCCGACTGGGAGATGTACCAGTCGCCCATCAGGTTGGCCGAGAGCATCACCCCGGCTTCGGCGCAGGCCTGTTCCATCGCCGCTTCCACCTCGGGCGAGGTGGAGTAGAGGCCGACGGACAGGGCGCCGCACTCGCGGGTGGTGCGGGACACCAGCTCGACCGCGTCGGCGACGGAGTCCACCGCCACGGCGAAGACCACGGGGCCGAGCCATTCGGCGAGCAGCGTGGCCCGGTCCGCGGCCCGGTTCGCGTCGAGGGTCACGACGGCCGGGGTGCGGATGACGGCCCGCGGGTGTGCGGGGTCGCGCACGGCGCGGGAGGCGACGGCCACGCTCCCGGCCTCGCCGGCCATCACCCGCTCCAGCCGCTCCAGGACCGGGGGTCCCAGGAGCGCGCCGAGGATCCCGGCGGCCTCGGTGTCGTCCGCGAGGAGCTCGGCGAGGGCGGCGCCGAGGTCGGTGACGATCTCCTCATACGTCCGGTGCCCTTCGTCGGTGCTGATCCCGGCCCGCGGGATCAGCAGGTTCTGAGGGCTGGTGCACAGCTGCCCGCTGTAGAGGGAGACCGAGAAGGCGAGGTTGGCGAGCATGTCGCGGTAGTCGCCGGTCGATTCGACGAGCAGGGTGTTGACGGCGGACCCGGCGGTGAACACGCGGGCCTGGTGGGCGTTGTCCTGCAGCCAGGAACCGAAGGCGGTGCTGCCGGCGTAGTCGACGAGGCGGACCTCGGGTCGGGTGGCCAGCCGCCGTGCCAGCCCCTCTCCGGGGTGCTCGGCCGCCAGGCACACCAGGTCGGCCGGGAATCCGGCCTCGGTCAGTACCTCGCGGGCGATCCGGACGGTGAGCGCCAGCGGCAGCACGGCCGCCGGGTGCGGTTTGACCAGGACGGGGTTGCCGGTGGCCAGGGAGGCGAAGAGGGCCGGGTAGCTGTTCCAGGCGGGGAAGACGCTGTTGGCGATGACCAGGGAGATGCCCCGGGGCACCGCCTTGAAGGTCTTGGCCAGGGTGACGGCCCGGCCGTCGCCCAGGGGCTTGCGCCA
This genomic window from Streptomyces sp. NBC_01351 contains:
- the paaN gene encoding phenylacetic acid degradation protein PaaN, producing the protein MAHTARQPVPETRADGDASARFTARHATTLQRAREVIRTREHWSPYSEDPEDPAAYGQGAKAAGEAAFRLLLGRPMELGQPGRDGTVGPGPETGGERSPYGPLLEVSYPHCDPDVLLPAMQAALPAWRDAGPEARAAVCAEILHRINARSAEFAHAAVHTSGHNFLMAFHAGAVHAQDRGLEAVVCALAEQTRLPAASLWRKPLGDGRAVTLAKTFKAVPRGISLVIANSVFPAWNSYPALFASLATGNPVLVKPHPAAVLPLALTVRIAREVLTEAGFPADLVCLAAEHPGEGLARRLATRPEVRLVDYAGSTAFGSWLQDNAHQARVFTAGSAVNTLLVESTGDYRDMLANLAFSVSLYSGQLCTSPQNLLIPRAGISTDEGHRTYEEIVTDLGAALAELLADDTEAAGILGALLGPPVLERLERVMAGEAGSVAVASRAVRDPAHPRAVIRTPAVVTLDANRAADRATLLAEWLGPVVFAVAVDSVADAVELVSRTTRECGALSVGLYSTSPEVEAAMEQACAEAGVMLSANLMGDWYISQSAVYSDLHGTGMNPSGNAVYCDAAFVSARFHTVGVRRYGGSI
- a CDS encoding NAD(P)/FAD-dependent oxidoreductase produces the protein MTDPDLVLNGTWPRIDIPRPARRSAWLRDALQAEPDDGRSPQLLDEVRCDVLVVGGGFTGLWTALEILRRAPGTDIVLIEADVCGGGASGANAGYLMPMWARFSSLVAIGGHEEARRLGEASAQAVDDILAFTEDHGIDVEHTRGPWLWAASSPAQHGAWRQTLEDLRRAGTEPLHEVSAAESRRAVGTTNHFGGVLDPGCATLQPAKLTRGMRRVAIEAGVRVHERTPLTALRGAPGGATTAHTPYGRVHAERAVLAINAWAGRLEDLGRRMVTVASDTVLTEPVPERLAALGWDGGTSVCDSRRRLNYYRTTPDGRLLFGKGGSGVAFGRSGADTLWGDPLRPAELRRQLARLFPELADAPVDTAWTAPVEYSTTSLPFAGWLKSVPGVCYATGYSGDGVGPSRLMAKVLASLVLGTKDEWSGSAFARPAGGWIPPEPVRYPGARLVIPALRAVEHREDRGRGVPALVKRLASIDPSAFRL
- a CDS encoding MFS transporter, encoding MYLSTSRAADIAGHTRPARGPVRAVPGTVIVLGLVSLVTDVSAEMVTAVLPLYLVAGLGMSPLAFGALDGLHQGATALLRIVGGRVADRTRRRKLVAGTGYALSAACKAALLAVTTPWSVAAVLAADRAGKGLRTAPRDALISLSCPPEDQGRAFGVHRALDTAGALLGPLAAFGVLWVVVDGYDTVFTVSCCTAVLGVVMLALFVREAPAPASEPPARAPVRTLLRIPELRRLCLTAAALGLFTVGDAFLYLLLQRRLDLPVAYFPLLAVGTAAVFLLAAVPAGRIADRLGRQRVFLGGHVLLIGACLLLLVPVPAGPPLVVGVLVLLGLFYAATDGVLMAAAGAVLPAELRTTGLAVLQTAQALARFAGSVLFGAAWTLWGPGPALATAAGGMLLALTSVGVAAAFGGRGPRVPS
- a CDS encoding SDR family oxidoreductase, which gives rise to MPEAQPNQRTLEGKVALVAGATRGAGRGIAVQLGARGATVYVSGRSTRGRRSEYDRPETIEETAELVTAAGGLGIAVVADHLVPAEVEALVRRIDAEQGRLHLLVNDIWGGERLFEWDSPVWEHDLDNGLRLLRLAVETHAITSHYALPLLLREPGGLVVEMTDGTAEYNGTRYRNSFFYDIAKSSVLRMAFALGHELGPRGATAVALTPGWLRSEMMLDAFGVTEATWRDALAKVPHFAISETPSYVGRAVASLAADPDVSRWNGESLSSGQLAGVYGFTDLDGSRPDAWRYMVEVQDPGHPADTTGYR
- a CDS encoding helix-turn-helix transcriptional regulator, whose translation is MNSTFTPMPLRGRERELRLIREVLEYGRRSGPAVLSIEGMPGIGKTRLLREAAVLADGLGYTGHHPDQWEDPRRRRRRPAPARHTPGRPGRPGRCHGPAGPVLVLVDDTRRAVDGPPRMPFARREWTGGDPVVWLVAHRPGEGPELPAGLTGRSERLPLGPLGPSPALGLAHDLLGAPPAPALVQLIDQAGGHPRLLIELLTGLQEEGALETVDGEVRLLTPRLPARLDTRVRATLERFSPECRQLLCVASLLGCEVVYEDLAQMLRTSVSALLPALEEVAATGVVRNDGGRAVFSNPLLRRLIADSMPDSLRLSLQREAAALRATAGFVAAPPAGPELSEQQRVLVGLVREGLTNQQIARRLALSPHTVNYHLRRLFKTFGVSSRIDLLTAAEHLDTAGRAAARARQN